The Gemmatimonadota bacterium genomic interval TATCAAAAATCTATACTTGCACCCCAGCATAGTACTGTTGTACTCCTGCATACCTGGTCAGAAGGAATCGCCGCTATAATCTATCTGGTCCTGGGAATCTATTTGCTCGTAGGTGGCTCTCTCCCGTCAAAATTACAGAATTTTGCAAAAAAGAACCCGCAATCTTCTGAATGAACTGCGGTCGCAGTTGTACACCGATTGCGGATTCATAGTTTAATCTATATTTTCACAATGATCTATGTCTTCTGATAAGGTGTAATGATCTCCTTTAACATGGGGAAGTGTCTTCGGTTCAACGTCACCAGTTCTGCCTGATGGACATCCGCCGTAGCCGCAATCAAAGCATCTGCCAGACCTGTATTATGGCTCTTCATATAATCCCGACGATATGTACCGCCTTTAATTGCTATCTCTCGATCAACTGGCACGATCTCAAAGGCTTTCAAGAAAGTTTCTAATGCTTCACGCTCTGATTCGTCGCGAACACCAGAATAGAGTTCGGCTACCGCAATAGAAGAAATCAACAATTCTTCTGGGCGATTTTCGAGATATTCTACTGCATCTGCTTGATCACGCAAATAATCAATCACAACATCTGTATCCAATAAAAGTCGGATAGCCATATCTCAAAATCTGTCCCATTCGCGTCGAAGCTCCTCAGCAGAAGGTAGATCTGTGCGATCTTTCCACATTCCGCGGGCACTCTGAAGCAAGGCGCGTCGGTCTGACTGCTGAAATTGCGAAATCATAATATTAATAGCATCGCGCAGTAATTCATCCCGGCTCTTGCCAGTCTCGCGTGCAATTGTCATAAGACAATCATTTTCGCGATCTGTCAGATCAATGTGAACTATCGCCATAACATTTCCTTTTTAATCCGTGTGAGTCAATGTGACGCTCATAATCGCTGTCTATAAAATAAATAGTTAAGAAAATCAGCCCTTGCCTGTCAAGCCAATTCTGCCAGAACGCGTGATGCCTGTCTCCGCGTGAACTTCTGAGCTTGCGAGAAGAAGCAAGGGGCTGATTGTTATCGAAAGGACTCTCCCATGCAAACAGTAAAATGGGGCATCATCGGTTGTGGTGACGTGTGCGAAGTCAAAAGTGGCCCGGGATTTTACAAAGCGGACCACTCGGAACTCGTCATCGTCATGCGCCGGGACGGTGAAAAAGCCGCGGACTTTGCCAAACGCCACGGCATATCCCAATCCACCAACAACGCCGACGAAGTCATCCACCACCCCGACGTCAGCGCCGTGTACATCGCCACCCCGCCCTCCTCGCACTGCGACTACGCCCTTCGCGTCGCCGAAGCGGGCAAACCCTGTTACGTCGAAAAACCCATGGCCATGAACCACCGCGAATGCGTACAAATGGTCGAAGCCTTCAAAGCCAAAAACCTCCCCCTCTTCGT includes:
- a CDS encoding CopG family transcriptional regulator, translated to MAIVHIDLTDRENDCLMTIARETGKSRDELLRDAINIMISQFQQSDRRALLQSARGMWKDRTDLPSAEELRREWDRF
- a CDS encoding type II toxin-antitoxin system VapC family toxin; this encodes MAIRLLLDTDVVIDYLRDQADAVEYLENRPEELLISSIAVAELYSGVRDESEREALETFLKAFEIVPVDREIAIKGGTYRRDYMKSHNTGLADALIAATADVHQAELVTLNRRHFPMLKEIITPYQKT